A DNA window from Hymenobacter aquaticus contains the following coding sequences:
- a CDS encoding outer membrane beta-barrel protein has translation MVPTANNHTPTPEPTGDLEQLFRQKLGDAEVAPRMHLWDQIDHELLVQQNETYRRRLAWHRWAAAACILFFLAAGSWFSLRRPGSSDAQLAAVAGAENAANSAGRSAHTTAGVSAAAVAAEGQEGLAISSAPVLGADAGISSLADVAAVLQAAIAGPAAHRPSVATVAVAQQEQYPAAEVRFGTNRPAPAMESYSLPASFGTVLELPAGSFFDRVVASRAATSGTTASASALFAGLNSYSAPASAAVATILRLPQPDTSKLALPSAPASAVAQHQARPEQQQEMAPARPKRWRLMGAYAASAYNPNMSFGSGAVASVSGSSGFGPSTYRAANTYEQAATEYRRNLRPGFAQRVALIGSYAATKHWTLSAGVEVAEQRATSQTSYNFLDGRMPAVEVASANKDYGNSLTPPPAPQLRTAQYRYRTGGIPVSVRYGSARKGVSLYAKVGAAVNVLFNSRSELQGVPESVTSYSLTSTDSPYRKVQTSVNGGAGVRYQPTAGQWSLALGPVAEAGLSTLNTNATQASYQVRPYAIGMEASVEFGGKQAVVVR, from the coding sequence ATGGTACCTACCGCCAATAACCATACGCCGACGCCGGAGCCTACCGGCGACCTGGAGCAGCTGTTTCGGCAGAAGCTGGGCGACGCTGAGGTAGCTCCCCGCATGCACTTGTGGGACCAGATCGACCACGAGCTGCTGGTGCAGCAGAATGAAACGTACCGCCGGCGCCTGGCGTGGCACCGCTGGGCCGCGGCCGCCTGCATTCTGTTTTTCCTGGCAGCGGGCAGCTGGTTTAGCCTGCGCCGCCCCGGTTCCTCTGATGCCCAGCTGGCAGCGGTAGCCGGCGCTGAAAACGCGGCTAACTCCGCCGGCCGCTCGGCCCACACCACTGCTGGAGTATCAGCTGCCGCCGTTGCTGCCGAAGGCCAGGAAGGTCTGGCTATTTCTTCCGCGCCGGTGCTGGGGGCTGATGCCGGCATCAGCAGCCTGGCCGACGTGGCAGCAGTGTTGCAAGCGGCCATTGCCGGCCCCGCCGCCCACCGCCCTTCGGTGGCCACTGTAGCTGTAGCCCAGCAGGAGCAATACCCGGCTGCGGAAGTCCGCTTTGGCACCAACCGCCCGGCGCCGGCGATGGAAAGCTACAGCCTGCCCGCCAGCTTCGGAACGGTGCTGGAGCTGCCCGCCGGTTCGTTTTTCGACCGGGTGGTGGCCAGCCGGGCCGCTACCTCGGGCACCACGGCTTCGGCCTCCGCGTTGTTTGCGGGCCTGAACAGCTATTCGGCACCGGCCTCGGCGGCAGTAGCTACCATCCTGCGCCTGCCCCAGCCCGATACCTCCAAGCTGGCGTTGCCCTCCGCTCCGGCTTCGGCCGTGGCCCAGCACCAGGCGCGGCCGGAGCAGCAGCAGGAAATGGCCCCGGCCCGCCCCAAGCGCTGGCGGCTGATGGGTGCGTATGCTGCCTCGGCCTATAACCCGAACATGAGCTTTGGCTCGGGCGCGGTGGCCAGCGTGAGTGGAAGCAGTGGCTTTGGCCCCTCGACCTACCGGGCAGCCAATACCTATGAGCAGGCGGCCACTGAGTACCGGCGCAACCTGCGGCCCGGCTTCGCCCAGCGCGTCGCCCTGATTGGCAGCTACGCGGCCACCAAGCACTGGACGCTGAGCGCCGGCGTGGAAGTAGCCGAGCAGCGCGCCACTTCCCAGACTTCCTACAACTTTCTGGATGGGCGCATGCCGGCCGTGGAAGTAGCCTCCGCCAACAAAGACTACGGCAACTCCCTGACGCCCCCACCGGCTCCGCAGCTGCGCACGGCCCAGTACCGCTACCGCACGGGCGGGATTCCGGTGAGCGTGCGGTATGGTTCGGCCCGCAAGGGCGTGTCGCTCTACGCCAAAGTAGGTGCGGCCGTGAACGTGCTGTTCAACAGCCGCTCGGAGTTGCAGGGCGTGCCCGAATCGGTAACTTCCTACTCGCTGACCTCAACCGATTCGCCCTACCGCAAGGTGCAAACCTCGGTGAACGGCGGTGCCGGGGTGCGCTACCAGCCCACGGCCGGCCAGTGGAGTCTGGCGCTGGGTCCCGTGGCCGAAGCCGGCCTCTCGACGCTGAACACCAACGCAACGCAGGCCTCGTACCAGGTGCGGCCCTACGCCATCGGCATGGAAGCCAGCGTGGAATTTGGGGGCAAGCAGGCCGTAGTAGTGCGCTAA
- a CDS encoding RNA polymerase sigma factor, with protein MRQLTPPAATMTEAEIIDGCLAGSRAMQKQLYDRFAGKMMAVCLRYAQTTFEAEDVLQEGFITVFSNLRNFRRECPLEFWIRRIMVNAALRQHRRNAPLVAVSEGEYPEELAGEEFTLSNYAFEEMLALVQELAPRYRMVFNLFAIEGYGHKEIGELMGISEGTSKSQYARARAILKTKLERLEAHRSNGTYRQ; from the coding sequence GTGCGTCAACTTACTCCTCCCGCTGCCACCATGACCGAGGCCGAGATAATCGATGGCTGTCTGGCGGGCAGCCGGGCCATGCAAAAGCAACTCTACGACCGGTTTGCCGGCAAAATGATGGCCGTGTGCCTGCGCTACGCCCAAACCACGTTTGAGGCCGAAGACGTGCTGCAGGAAGGCTTTATTACGGTGTTCAGCAACCTGCGCAACTTCCGCCGGGAGTGTCCGCTCGAGTTCTGGATTCGCCGCATCATGGTGAATGCCGCCCTGCGCCAGCACCGCCGCAATGCCCCGCTGGTAGCCGTGAGCGAAGGCGAATACCCCGAAGAGCTGGCCGGCGAGGAGTTTACCCTTTCCAACTACGCCTTCGAAGAAATGCTGGCCCTGGTGCAGGAACTGGCGCCCCGCTACCGGATGGTGTTCAACCTGTTTGCCATTGAGGGCTACGGCCACAAGGAAATCGGGGAGCTGATGGGCATCTCCGAGGGTACCAGCAAATCACAGTACGCCCGCGCCCGGGCCATTTTGAAGACCAAACTAGAGCGCCTCGAGGCGCATCGCTCCAATGGTACCTACCGCCAATAA
- a CDS encoding DUF6970 domain-containing protein: MKTLLVLLGAWGCLGMVQCHSDAVAPQPQTEPAAQANPQSAACSDTRAQPLIDALLQTPKANPAGEVWRYTWEGRPVFLVKSFRPDDYQKVYEVTNAQLQYVGAPSGGITGKGDGKCPTFATQATNGCLVWRDPR; the protein is encoded by the coding sequence ATGAAAACATTACTCGTGTTACTAGGAGCCTGGGGGTGTCTGGGAATGGTGCAGTGCCACAGCGACGCCGTGGCACCGCAGCCTCAAACCGAGCCGGCCGCCCAAGCCAACCCGCAGTCGGCGGCCTGCTCGGATACCCGGGCCCAGCCCTTGATTGATGCGCTGCTGCAAACGCCGAAAGCCAACCCCGCCGGGGAGGTGTGGCGCTACACCTGGGAAGGCCGGCCGGTGTTTCTGGTGAAGTCCTTCCGGCCCGACGACTACCAAAAGGTATACGAAGTGACGAATGCGCAGCTGCAATACGTGGGCGCGCCCAGCGGCGGCATCACGGGCAAGGGCGACGGCAAGTGCCCGACTTTCGCCACGCAGGCCACCAACGGCTGCCTGGTGTGGCGCGACCCGCGCTAG